The following is a genomic window from Sphingorhabdus sp. Alg231-15.
TTTGACAGCAGCAGCCATGACAAGGCGCCGAGGATCGCCAACACACCCGCCATGATCGCCAGAGGAATGGCGAAACGGCGATTCACGGGGACATTTTCCAGATATCGTCGTCCACGGCAACCATCTTACGATTCTGCAAGTCGATCAGATGCGCACGTACGGATTGACCAGCCGCGCCCTTTAATCGCGGATCAAGGCCCTTGTACATCTGTGTCACCATGTCGGGAATCACCGATGGGCCGTCTTCAAGCAATTTGAGTATCTGACGCTCTCGCTGTTTACGGTGGCCCATCATGCCGCGCACCAGTTGTCGCGGTTTGTCGACCTTTTTGCCATGAGCCGGATAATAGACCTTGTCGTCGCGCTCATATATTTTTTGCAGGCTGGCCATATAGTCCGCCATATCGCCATCCGGTGGGACAATGACGCTGGTCGACCAGGCCATGACATGATCACCGGTAAAAAGCGCGCCGGATTCCTGCACTGCGAGACAGAGATGATTGGATGTGTGTCCGGGCGTGGCTACCGCTTCCATGGTCCAGCCGTCACCAGAGAGGGTTTCTCCGTCCACCAGCACCCGGTCGGGAGAGTAGCTTTTGTCAAAACTCTCGTCAGCGCGCGGACCATCATCAGCGAGGACCAGCGGTGCACAGCCGATGATCGCAGCACCCGTGCGCGCTGCCAAAGGAGCTGCCGCCGGACTGTGATCGCGGTGGGTATGGGTGCACATAATCGCGCTGATCCTGGCATCGCCAACGGCTGCCATAATCGCATCAATATGATCATCAATCGCTGGACCTGGGTCAATCACCGCTCGGTCGCTTTTGTTCCCGACGACGTAAGTCTGTGTGCCGGTATAAGTATAAGGACTCGGATTGCCCGCAAGCACCCGTACGACCAGCGGTTCCAGCTGCTCAGCTAGACCGGTTGGAAATTTGCTCGGGTCAAAATCTGCATTCATGAACAAGATGTGGCATATTCAGGCCATAAAACAACCACCAATATCACTACAAAATCGGGAGCGAACCGCAAAAAGGTCCGCTCCCGATCTTGTGACGATAGGTTTTGAAAGGTTTCAGGTCATGGAAAGCTGAGCCTTGAGACTTTTGATATCGCGATCATATGCCTCAATTTTCAACTTTTGCTTGGCATCATCCTTGTTGCAAGCAGCGACCTTGGCGCGCGTTTTTTCCAGCTTTTTCAACGTCACTTGCAATGTAATTCTATAATTTTTGTCCGTGCAGCCGACAACGCTAGCCCATGCTCGGTCATGCGTTGTGCCTTGTCCGGCGAAAGCGATCTTCTTGTTCATGGCAGAACAGTCAGCGTTTGAACGACTGGCGCTATGCGAACTTTTTGAACTGTGAGAGCGACTGGAACTATGCGAGCGACTGGAACTGCTCACAGCTGACCTGAAATTGGGTTTGAAAGCAATTTGGGTGACATCCCAAACCCTTGCGGCCACACTTTTTGCTTCGCGAGCCTCTTGCTCGGCTTCACGCAGCGCCTCCCGGGCTTCTCTTTCAGCTTCCCGAGCTTCTCTTGCCGCTTCGAGTTGTGCCTCGCGGACATCGCGCTGCGCTTCTCGCAGCGCGCGCTCAACCTCCCGCTTGGCTGCGCGCTTCTCGCGCGCTGCCTCTTTACTTTCCTGTCGCCACTCCCTTTGCCATTCCAGCTCTGCCTGTCTTAGCTCGCGTGCTGCTTCGGCAAGTTCGCGCCGCATTTCCTTATGGTCAGCCTTGGCTTCACGCGCGGCTTCTTCCGCCTCAAGACGTGATTCCTCGGCTTCCCTGACCATTTCCTTCACCTCTTTTTTGCTGAGGCGTTTATTGGTCCGAAGCACGATCGTGCGACCGTTATATTTAATCCGGTGAACATGTTCGTTTCCGCTGGCGCGCACTTTTGCCCAATCTTTTTCACCGTTGAGCATCGTGATCGTGGTTGTCCCATCAGATTTATCATGTGCCGTAAACTCAAAATCGTGAGGCGCAACCGGCGCTACCGGTGGCACGGGTGGAACTGGAGCGGCAGGCGCCCAGGACGTGTCTGATTTTTTCTTCGAAGTCTTTATTTTCCGAAGTTTTTTGGCAATTTCCTTGTCTTTCAGCTTCCGCTGTGACTGAAATTCAAAACTGCCATCGCTATTTTGAACGGTGTATTTATAGCCGCTCGAATTTTTTTCCGCGACAACAACGCCGTTACGCCCAACATCGACGCTGGTGCTTTTTGTGCGTATCTTCACATCTTCATTCTGGCGTCCCGCATCAACGGCAATATTTTCATCATTCGTCACCACACCATCGTCATGCGGATGCGCTTCGGCTTCCACTGCATAAGTAACGGTCGCGGTCAGTGGCAGCGCCACAACGGTACTCGCTCCCACCATCAAGGCACCCATCCGTTTGCGAAAAGTGGATTTCTCTTTCTGGCCGAGCATTTTTAACCGGCTCTTGATCTTGTTTTTCTGGTTCAGCGGACTGGCTAGACCCAATTTATGTCCGGACACAGATTTCGCGATCGTCCGGCCATATACCGCCCGCAGATTGCGTCCGGCCTTTTGCAAAATGCGTGCATCGCATGCTGTTTCCTGATCCTGACGAAAAGCGATCCAGGCATACCATGCTACCGGATTAAACCAGTGCAGGGAAAGGATCAGAAGACCGATAAAATTGGCAGCAAGATCACCGGACTCATGGTGAGCAATTTCATGCTTCAGCGCGAGTTCCCGCTCTCGCGGTGCATAGTCTCGAAAGAAATTTGTCGGAACAGCAATATATTTTTCAAAAAGTCCAAAGGCCAGCGGTCCACCAACCGCAGCGGTTTCAAGAATTTTAATCCGCCCATGGCGACCGACCAGCCGGCCGTCGGACACGATATCCTCGCGAAACTGAAAATAGGCAGCCAATTTGCTGATGAACAGCATGCCGGCTCCGCCGAGCCAGACGACCAAAGCTATCGTCATCCAATCAATCGACGCAAAAGCGCTGACGGCTGCTGTTTCAGCAGGAACAACCATTGCTATTTCAGAAAGCAAGGGCGTTGCCGTTGCCGCACTATCGACCGGCGGCGGTGCTTGCAACGTTAACGTCGGCATGAACAGTCTAGCGAGCGGTAGCGCCCACAGGAGATAGGCAATATGTGCGCCAAAGAAATGGCTTACTGGTTTGCGAATTATCAGCACGAGTGCCATGAGCAACGTCATCGACACCATTGTGTCCATCATCCAGTCGGTCATCCCTTCAACTCCCTTAAAAGCTCTTCGATTTCCCTTATATCTTCATCGCTTAACTCATCTGCCTCCGCCAGATGTGCAACCAATGGGGTGACCCTCCCTCCGAAAAGACGATCAACAAATTTCCGTGAAATGCTAGCCAGATAAGTATCGCGTTCAACCAGTGGAGAATATTGAAACCGGCGGCCATCGCGCTCTGCACCGATTACGGCTTTGGCAGCGAGGCGAGACAGCAGGGTCTTCACCGTTTGCAGCGACCAGCCTTTAGCGTCGGCGACCCGATCAGCCACTTCTGTAGCGGTGAGTGGCGCCTTTTGCCAAAGCACCTCCATAATCTCATGTTCGGCGTCACTGATACGTTCAACCATAGCCAATTTCTCCCAAATTCAACCAGGCGAGAATTCTTAGTGACTACAACTGTAGTTTCATCGACTACAAATGTAAATCCAGTATTTTACATATGCGACGAGTGGAGGGTCGTTCCGCCTGGCGAAAAAAGGAAAGATAGCGGGCACCATTGTCGAAAAAATTTACAATCACGAACAAGTTAACACAGTTGAAACCATGTAACTGTTTGAAAAATAAAGCATCGCAAAAACTGGCATATGCGGTGCATAGTAATGTGTGTTCCTATGTTTCACACCCATGAAACGCAAATGAGGGGGACAGCGTACTGGTCTCCGCCGTCCCCTCTCATTAAAAATTTAAACAACCACTATACCCAAATAGAAACGGCCCGGATCTCCTAATCCGGGCCGTTCTTGATTCCAGTGGTGAAAGTCGCCTCGTGGCGGCAATCTATCAGGCGTCGCCTAGCTTGCTGCTGGCGCGACCTTTTTCTCGGCCATCAGCTCACCCAGTTCACCGGCTTCATACATTTCCATCATGATGTCACTACCGCCGACAAACTCGCCTTTGACATAAAGTTGCGGAATGGTTGGCCAGTCGGAAAATTCCTTGATTCCCTGGCGCACTTCCATGTCCTGCAGTACGTCCACAGATTCAAAACCGACACCAAGATGTTCAAGAATCGCAACGGCTTTGCTGGAAAAGCCGCATTGCGGGAACAAGGGTGTGCCCTTCATGAAAAGCACAACGTCATTGGATGTGACCATCGTGTCAATTTTTGCATTTACTGCGTCGCTCATCTTCATTCTCCTTTGCAAGTTCCGCTCCGAACTCACGTTTATTCTGGTACTCCAGTGGTCAGCTGCAACGCGTGCAGCTCTCCGCCCATTTTACCTTTTAAAGCCGCATAAACGGCCTGATGTTGTTTAACCCGGTTCATACCGGCAAATGCCGGGGCTATTACTTTGGCCGCATAATGGTCGCCGTCACCAGCCAAATCCTGAATCTCGACAACCGCATCCGGAAAGGCCTCCAGGATCATCGCTTTAATGTCATCACTCGCCATCGGCATTGCAGATCGTCCTACTCAGCTTCTTCAATAAACTGGCGGCGCGCTTCCACCATTTTGTCGGTCAGCACCGTACGGATACCGGCATCGTCAATTTCAACGCCTGCCGAAGTCAGATCACCCAGCAGCTTGCGAATGACATCTTCGTCACCCGCTTCTTCAAAGTCCGCCTGTACAACCGCTTTGGCATAGGCATCAGTTTCCTCTGCAGTCAGGCTCATTTTCTCCGCAGCCCACTCACCGAGAAGCCGGTTTCGCCGGGCTGTGATCTTGAATTGCATTTCCTCATCGCGCGCGAATTTCGTTTCAAATGCTTTTTCACGATCTTCAAAACCGGCCATAATTTTCCCTAACTAGCGTTTGTCCATCACTGGATGATGTTGAATAGAAATAGGCATTGGCCGCATTGGCGACAAGAGGCCTGTGTTGATCAGTCTGCAACTTTCACAACAAGCTTACCAATAGCGCCGCGATCTGCCATTTTCTGGATCGCTTTTCCGGCATCGGCAAAGTCGAAAACTTCTGAAACGCGCGGCTGGATCATGCCTTGCCCCCACAGCTTGAACAGCCGGTTGATATGGGACCGGTTGCCTGCTGGATCGCGCATTGCATAAGCGCCCCAGAATACACCGCAAACATCACAGGATTTGAGCAGAGTGAGGTTCAGTGGCAATTTGGCGATGCCCGCAGGGAAACCAACAACAAGAAAACGACCTTCCCACGCGATAGATCGAACAGCGGGCTCGCTATAGTCACCGCCAACCGCATCATAAATGACATCCGCGCCATTCGGGCCGACGGCTGCTTTGAACTGTGCGGCCAGAGCTTTCGACTGATCCTTGTCAAAAGGAGCGCGGCCATAGACTACCGTTTCGTCGGCACCAGCAGCTTTTGCAAATTCGGCT
Proteins encoded in this region:
- a CDS encoding MBL fold metallo-hydrolase; this encodes MNADFDPSKFPTGLAEQLEPLVVRVLAGNPSPYTYTGTQTYVVGNKSDRAVIDPGPAIDDHIDAIMAAVGDARISAIMCTHTHRDHSPAAAPLAARTGAAIIGCAPLVLADDGPRADESFDKSYSPDRVLVDGETLSGDGWTMEAVATPGHTSNHLCLAVQESGALFTGDHVMAWSTSVIVPPDGDMADYMASLQKIYERDDKVYYPAHGKKVDKPRQLVRGMMGHRKQRERQILKLLEDGPSVIPDMVTQMYKGLDPRLKGAAGQSVRAHLIDLQNRKMVAVDDDIWKMSP
- a CDS encoding M56 family metallopeptidase — translated: MTDWMMDTMVSMTLLMALVLIIRKPVSHFFGAHIAYLLWALPLARLFMPTLTLQAPPPVDSAATATPLLSEIAMVVPAETAAVSAFASIDWMTIALVVWLGGAGMLFISKLAAYFQFREDIVSDGRLVGRHGRIKILETAAVGGPLAFGLFEKYIAVPTNFFRDYAPRERELALKHEIAHHESGDLAANFIGLLILSLHWFNPVAWYAWIAFRQDQETACDARILQKAGRNLRAVYGRTIAKSVSGHKLGLASPLNQKNKIKSRLKMLGQKEKSTFRKRMGALMVGASTVVALPLTATVTYAVEAEAHPHDDGVVTNDENIAVDAGRQNEDVKIRTKSTSVDVGRNGVVVAEKNSSGYKYTVQNSDGSFEFQSQRKLKDKEIAKKLRKIKTSKKKSDTSWAPAAPVPPVPPVAPVAPHDFEFTAHDKSDGTTTITMLNGEKDWAKVRASGNEHVHRIKYNGRTIVLRTNKRLSKKEVKEMVREAEESRLEAEEAAREAKADHKEMRRELAEAARELRQAELEWQREWRQESKEAAREKRAAKREVERALREAQRDVREAQLEAAREAREAEREAREALREAEQEAREAKSVAARVWDVTQIAFKPNFRSAVSSSSRSHSSSRSHSSKSSHSASRSNADCSAMNKKIAFAGQGTTHDRAWASVVGCTDKNYRITLQVTLKKLEKTRAKVAACNKDDAKQKLKIEAYDRDIKSLKAQLSMT
- a CDS encoding BlaI/MecI/CopY family transcriptional regulator, encoding MVERISDAEHEIMEVLWQKAPLTATEVADRVADAKGWSLQTVKTLLSRLAAKAVIGAERDGRRFQYSPLVERDTYLASISRKFVDRLFGGRVTPLVAHLAEADELSDEDIREIEELLRELKG
- the grxD gene encoding Grx4 family monothiol glutaredoxin; translation: MSDAVNAKIDTMVTSNDVVLFMKGTPLFPQCGFSSKAVAILEHLGVGFESVDVLQDMEVRQGIKEFSDWPTIPQLYVKGEFVGGSDIMMEMYEAGELGELMAEKKVAPAAS
- a CDS encoding BolA/IbaG family iron-sulfur metabolism protein, with translation MPMASDDIKAMILEAFPDAVVEIQDLAGDGDHYAAKVIAPAFAGMNRVKQHQAVYAALKGKMGGELHALQLTTGVPE
- a CDS encoding ATPase inhibitor subunit zeta — protein: MAGFEDREKAFETKFARDEEMQFKITARRNRLLGEWAAEKMSLTAEETDAYAKAVVQADFEEAGDEDVIRKLLGDLTSAGVEIDDAGIRTVLTDKMVEARRQFIEEAE